From Anopheles funestus chromosome 3RL, idAnoFuneDA-416_04, whole genome shotgun sequence, a single genomic window includes:
- the LOC125768330 gene encoding uncharacterized protein LOC125768330: MTTKTAKRKLEPNGVECPVGEKKQKSAEKANSKDVPPVAVKNPKGQRVSQVFKKRKTNGYAEPSMDKKTGQQAAESFRRELETGVMAMSAIRHFLQEAYTNPEMVLHYIKCGGTFKPLLAILSSCEKDKLNDIADVLHLVQLILLQSLDYDETHVQYAIKCVRSIMTNYQTVICSLLQDQGANDISSKASALRLLKAVLLVDGVTYWRDVLQLVDTSSAKMGMTDHRESIARKEGFVGNSLRTAFIEFNLAFLIDTPSQMVRFWLARHSLVYPLILNLVFDSSENVVLVMKTLRQYVLDIPDIDKYIYRTAFTPEILKALVHVYEWVGPAKQQITEQAKQQVLCATEEFLLPLLTSRRCFLVPKSVDLERASPRYRQLLQHLKHTQLHAHQRRLVLGMLEMCPEVLPATLSMYGGLMKTKSLEIREMLKNMILLCKPAELFGKLEKGVSAKTLSAFIVQTTLPRTILEHIGVALDAQSGNIPYCLEFLALMVTRCEECLQAIESSGILDQFGRTKVKVDAINKLVAMFPSIDRIMTAMQTHRDSCAVDRAVVVTLEHAMDILLVCIRSFRAYIDSSSFITTFRSILKPTYRNPVVEKLYLNYEFKAIKVIIALEPQSVAFSSDLFPSVFLLLTKAYINGTSDMRRDATEQLLALLRNTALFGNRGTEIEFWFQALSDMDSPKHIAELVLYLANKLQRAAQLIGQQANAKATIDHSLINEAFNFEASSREDELNALFDRVEQETDRIVAFAGSEALLDAQVELPVADNFFMYIFDKATERPEQFRLYFEGVALRYLHYIPHPEIVHRAVKALEDGSVSSALFKYANKWLTNKESTLVDIGREMFRPLSSALVAKDKSFTLDKKLDRPTDDVRGVLLNMFHQTMFYFSRWVASGKLTPNHVEITKHYCNLLLEGLLKPGVLSERDIGELLEGVFLQRPAIFQNFTISKQDEDSTRRQVSEFVYNLMQMMHHLPHFENYTELYSNKMTTELIQMSKDNAATQLDGELAKKLLTIFKLNERHCVMLLQHYAQLSADVFVAENERSYHYQQLCLALQQLIVRNQCRQENYLPEEAVRGLVRIYMECGQGEEGSDSQAVELDELEQTLCDYFAMFPHSIAHIDPDLMRVFFDNKRRISKATIKLATFLLGRSSHLHGPFLELVGQNTAKKDLVYPLLNVAFRRGIITEATMENAEVKSLMTQIYAEFKGPILKMLEKPNKAAVIYRENALASEQLVRLCMPRNECVDFGQKKLRIEAVESFQLRVLMEIYGAALKTSTEGGNVTVQQTIYCNGFTVLLQCFEALFRSISSAQYLLQQDAHMQRLNELTLATYRWVTHASRYHIKDEKMTFGTVTKTGQWTTFCKNCLKFGLETVRRGDNDRRFDERLHVLPKLMAVLVELFYIDGQKQQTDIERYYEWALSHSNFLRVLLLQYQYQPKTALVQLLYALARKNPTVANEKHVPLLLGAYGATLTDANRYILALLQHYERSGVRMHEFRPFLWGETAIKHFSLESRGAGDETSNGHEGTARRPQKTFRTKVSEVFSLLTEDKVINMIENFPVWRKLDACAQLPETNFDQLAEQSDSEKRDLLVNYQANSPVERFVEKTHRGRKLHPQSDLLEMLPNNSELNSVTYDPAFLMPMLNYMYSSEQSDMLRRSIRYGILTLPFLCLASNDEQMRLAAGSVLLRIRSHLQLTKRLTDAKTWLHLLAIVQRRFIDMYATAASYNESVHTQGHVPRAPYLSMLFIAETVKLLPNVLSKLHTPMMTYVINQDVYNFRMVPNFLPLFNSSDVENNVQRMFMVRTLYLGVKTHRDFAVLRASPIIQVMMGFHGSPLSNRELNMAILNLLNAIAKIPKSCQYLVDSLGFVGWLSERIDVIESFEFDTIEAFLGLLSDCWYSMQVMACSYKTASRHQQPRSTVFFQRGILILTLKFLPLLSPRSTSTTLVRFLNLLEKTTSPWYGYQHLMSLVSTEVMQQLVEYFETLFSDRTEHGDLLWCVRYVRTCGTFGIDDDLTMGRKIQDAGVDQTTILVLLALRRFVMRWCNCQKGDTGIEVTDELEEVNFAMEAGNTANEDDEDGDAVGNENVAEEETPMDE, from the exons ATGACGACAAAAACAGCTAAACGTAAGCTGGAACCGAACGGCGTTGAGTGTCCTGTTGGGGAGAAGAAGCAGAAATCAGCTGAAAAGGCGAATTCAAAGGATGTACCACCGGTCGCAGTTAAGAACCCCAAAGGTCAGCGTGTATCGCAAGTATTCAAGAAACGCAAAACCAATGGGTATGCGGAACCGAGCATGGATAAAAAAACGGGACAACAAGCAGCAGAATCTTTTCGCCGGGAGCTGGAAACCGGAGTGATGGCGATGAGTG CCATTCGTCACTTTCTGCAGGAAGCGTACACGAACCCGGAGATGGTTTTGCATTACATTAAGTGCGGTGGCACATTTAAACCACTGTTGGCCATTCTGTCGTCTTGCGAGAAGGATAAACTGAACGATATCGCCGACGTGTTGCACTTGGTGCAGCTTATTTTGTTGCAGAGTTTGGATTATGACGAAACGCATGTTCAGTACGCCATCAAGTGTGTTCGATCCATCATGACGAACTATCAGACCGTTATTTGTAGTTTGCTACAGGATCAAGGTGCGAATGATATATCCAGCAAAGCATCCGCCTTGCGGCTTCTTAAAGCTGTCCTGCTGGTAGATGGTGTAACGTACTGGCGAGATGTGTTACAGTTGGTGGACACTTCTAGTGCTAAGATGGGTATGACCGACCATCGTGAATCGATCGCCCGAAAGGAAGGCTTCGTCGGAAACTCATTGCGTACAGCgtttattgaatttaatcTAGCATTTCTGATCGATACACCGTCACAAATGGTTCGGTTCTGGCTAGCCCGGCATTCCCTCGTGTATCCGCTGATACTCAACCTCGTGTTCGATAGTTCGGAAAACGTGGTGCTGGTTATGAAGACGCTACGGCAGTACGTGCTCGACATTCCTGACATCGACAAATACATTTACCGCACCGCTTTCACACCGGAAATACTGAAAGCGCTGGTCCACGTGTACGAATGGGTCGGTCCAGCGAAGCAGCAAATCACAGAACAGGCCAAACAGCAGGTGTTGTGCGCTACCGAAGAGTTCTTGCTACCGTTGCTCACCTCGCGGCGCTGCTTTTTAGTTCCGAAATCTGTCGATCTTGAACGGGCCAGTCCGCGTTATCGGCAGCTGTTGCAGCATTTGAAGCACACTCAGCTACACGCACACCAACGACGCCTAGTGCTCGGTATGCTGGAAATGTGCCCGGAGGTGTTACCGGCAACGCTTAGCATGTACGGTGGTTTGATGAAAACGAAATCGCTTGAAATACGCGAGATGTTGAAGAACATGATTCTGCTGTGCAAACCCGCCGAACTGTTCGGTAAGCTGGAAAAGGGTGTATCCGCCAAAACGTTGTCGGCGTTTATAGTGCAGACCACACTGCCGCGCACCATTCTCGAACACATCGGTGTGGCGCTGGATGCCCAGAGCGGAAACATCCCTTATTGTCTAGAGTTTCTCGCGCTCATGGTAACGCGCTGCGAGGAGTGTCTGCAGGCGATCGAAAGCAGCGGCATATTGGATCAGTTCGGGCGAACAAAGGTGAAGGTAGACGCCATCAATAAGTTGGTGGCAATGTTTCCCAGCATCGATCGCATCATGACAGCGATGCAAACCCATCGGGACAGTTGTGCGGTGGATCGTGCGGTAGTGGTAACGCTAGAGCACGCGATGGATATTTTGCTCGTTTGCatccgttcgttccgtgcgtACATTGACTCTTCCTCGTTCATCACCACCTTTCGCAGCATTTTAAAACCGACCTACCGTAATCCTGTGGTGGAGAAACTTTACCTAAATTACGAGTTCAAAGCGATCAAGGTGATCATCGCGCTGGAACCGCAGAGTGTCGCCTTCAGTTCGGATCTGTTCCCGTCCGTGTTTCTGCTGCTAACCAAAGCGTATATCAACGGAACGTCCGATATGCGGCGTGATGCCACCGAACAGTTGCTGGCACTGCTCCGCAACACTGCCCTGTTCGGCAATCGTGGTACGGAGATCGAATTTTGGTTTCAGGCGCTTAGTGATATGGATTCTCCTAAGCATATAGCGGAGCTTGTATTGTATTTAGCGAACAAATTGCAACGAGCTGCTCAGCTGATTGGACAACAAGCGAATGCAAAGGCAACCATCGATCACAGTTTGATTAACGAGGCGTTTAATTTCGAAGCATCCTCGAGGGAGGACGAACTGAACGCACTGTTCGACCGTGTTGAGCAGGAAACCGACCGGATCGTTGCATTCGCCGGATCGGAAGCATTGCTAGACGCGCAGGTTGAGCTACCCGTAGCGGACAACTTCTTCATGTACATATTTGACAAAGCTACCGAACGGCCAGAGCAGTTTCGCCTGTATTTTGAAGGTGTAGCATTACGTTATCTGCACTACATACCACATCCGGAGATCGTTCATCGGGCGGTGAAGGCGCTTGAGGATGGAAGTGTGTCGTCCGCACTGTTCAAGTACGCTAACAAATGGCTAACGAATAAGGAGTCCACTCTCGTCGACATCGGAAGAGAAATGTTTCGTCCACTGAGCAGTGCGTTAGTGGCGAAAGATAAAAGTTTTACGCTTGACAAGAAGCTTGATCGCCCCACGGACGATGTGCGTGGTGTACTGTTGAACATGTTCCATCAAACTATGTTTTACTTCAGCCGCTGGGTAGCATCGGGCAAGCTTACTCCGAATCACGTAGAAATAACAAAGCACTACTGTAATCTGCTGCTCGAAGGCCTTCTCAAGCCGGGCGTTCTGTCGGAGCGGGACATAGGCGAACTGTTGGAAGGAGTTTTCCTGCAGCGCCCTGCCATCTTCCAAAACTTTACCATCAGCAAGCAGGATGAAGATTCAACGCGCCGACAGGTTTCCGAGTTCGTGTATAATCTAATGCAGATGATGCACCATTTGCCGCACTTTGAAAATTACACCGAACTGTATTCCAACAAGATGACCACCGAATTGATCCAAATGTCGAAGGATAATGCCGCAACGCAGCTGGACGGTGAGTTGGCGAAGAAGCTGCTAACCATTTTCAAGCTGAACGAGCGTCACTGTGTCATGCTTCTTCAGCATTATGCACAATTGTCTGCCGACGTTTTCGTCGCCGAAAATGAACGTTCGTACCATTACCAGCAGTTGTGTTTAGCACTGCAGCAGCTGATAGTGCGCAATCAGTGCCGTCAGGAAAACTACCTTCCGGAGGAAGCTGTACGAGGGTTGGTGCGTATCTACATGGAATGTGGACAGGGTGAAGAAGGAAGCGATAGTCAAGCGGTTGAGTTGGACGAGCTGGAACAAACGTTGTGCGATTACTTCGCTATGTTCCCGCACAGTATTGCGCACATCGATCCGGACCTGATGCGCGTATTCTTCGACAATAAACGGAGAATAAGCAAAGCGACGATAAAACTTGCAACCTTCTTACTAGGGCGCAGTTCTCACTTGCACGGTCCCTTTTTAGAGCTTGTAGGACAGAACACGGCCAAAAAGGATCTAGTGTATCCGTTGCTAAATGTTGCCTTCAGACGAGGCATCATTACCGAGGCAACAATGGAAAACGCTGAAGTCAAAAGTTTAATGACCCAAATCTACGCCGAATTCAAGGGTCCAATTCTAAAGATGCTAGAAAAACCCAACAAAGCGGCAGTGATTTATCGCGAAAACGCCCTAGCAAGCGAACAACTCGTCCGACTATGCATGCCACGCAACGAATGTGTTGATTTTGGACAGAAAAAGCTCCGCATCGAGGCGGTCGAATCGTTCCAGCTACGTGTGCTGATGGAGATCTATGGGGCCGCACTGAAGACATCGACCGAGGGAGGAAATGTAACTGTACAGCAAACGATCTACTGTAATGGGTTCACCGTACTGTTGCAATGTTTCGAGGCACtgtttcgatcgatttcgTCCGcacagtatctgctgcagcaggATGCACACATGCAGCGATTGAACGAGTTGACTCTCGCCACATATCGGTGGGTAACGCATGCATCACGCTACCATATCAAGGATGAGAAGATGACATTCGGCACGGTTACAAAGACAGGCCAGTGGACCACATTTTGCAAGAACTGTCTTAAATTTGGCCTTGAAACAGTACGTCGAGGTGATAACGATCGTCGCTTCGATGAGCGCTTGCACGTGTTGCCGAAGCTGATGGCGGTTTTGGTGGAGCTTTTCTACATCGATGGACAGAAGCAGCAAACCGATATCGAGCGATACTATGAATGGGCTTTGTCACACTCGAACTTTCTccgtgtgctgctgctgcagtatCAGTACCAGCCGAAAACTGCCCTCGTACAGCTGTTGTATGCGCTTGCACGCAAAAATCCAACCGTGGCAAACGAAAAGCATGTTCCGCTGCTTTTAGGAGCGTACGGTGCCACACTAACGGACGCAAACCGGTACATCCTAGCGCTTCTTCAGCACTACGAACGGTCGGGCGTGCGGATGCACGAGTTTCGCCCATTCTTGTGGGGCGAAACGGCCATTAAACATTTCTCCCTGGAATCGAGAGGAGCCGGCGATGAAACAAGTAACGGGCACGAAGGGACCGCTCGTAGGCCGCAAAAAACATTCCGCACCAAAGTGTCGGAGGTTTTTTCGTTGCTGACGGAAGATAAGGTTATCAAtatgattgaaaattttcccgtcTGGCGAAAGCTCGATGCATGCGCTCAATTACCGGAGACAAACTTTGACCAGCTGGCCGAGCAGTCAGATTCGGAAAAACGAGACCTGCTGGTGAATTATCAAGCAAACAGTCCGGTCGAGCGGTTCGTAGAGAAAACGCACCGCGGTCGGAAGCTTCATCCGCAAAGTGATCTGCTGGAAATGCTCCCCAACAACAGCGAGCTTAATTCCGTAACGTATGATCCTGCTTTCCTGATGCCAATGCTGAACTACATGTACTCGAGCGAACAGTCGGACATGTTGCGTCGCAGCATACGGTATGGCATCCTTACGCTACCATTCCTGTGCCTGGCAAGTAACGATGAGCAGATGCGTTTAGCGGCCGGCAGTGTCCTGCTGCGCATTCGCAGCCATTTACAGCTGACGAAGCGACTAACCGACGCGAAAACCTGGCTACACCTGTTGGCCATCGTGCAGCGGCGATTTATCGACATGTATGCGACGGCAGCCAGCTACAATGAGAGTGTACACACGCAGGGTCATGTTCCAAGAGCACCGTACCTGTCGATGCTGTTCATCGCCGAAACGGTCAAGCTGCTGCCGAACGTACTGAGCAAACTGCACACACCGATGATGACGTACGTTATCAACCAGGACGTGTACAACTTCCGCATGGTGCCCAACTTTCTGCCCCTGTTTAACAGCAGCGATGTGGAAAACAACGTGCAGCGCATGTTTATGGTGCGTACGCTATATCTCGGCGTTAAAACCCATCGCGACTTTGCGGTACTGCGTGCCTCACCAATCATACAGGTGATGATGGGCTTTCACGGTTCGCCACTGTCGAACAGAGAGCTGAATATGGCCATCCTGAACCTACTGAATGCGATTGCGAAAATTCCGAAATCCTGCCAATATTTGGTAGATTCGCTCGGGTTTGTCGGTTGGCTTAGTGAGCGCATTGACGTGATCGAGAGTTTCGAGTTCGACACGATTGAAGCGTTTCTGGGACTGCTAAGCGATTGCTGGTACTCGATGCAGGTAATGGCATGTTCGTACAAAACCGCGTCACGACACCAGCAACCCCGTTCGACGGTGTTCTTCCAGCGTGGCATACTGATACTAACGCTCAAGTTTCTTCCGCTGCTATCACCGCGCAGTACAAGCACTACATTAGTACGGTTCTTAAACTTGCTGGAAAAGACAACCTCCCCGTGGTACGGTTACCAACATCTAATGTCACTGGTCAGTACCGAAGTGATGCAACAGCTGGTAGAGTACTTCGAGACCCTGTTCAGCGATCGTACCGAGCACGGTGATCTGTTGTGGTGCGTCCGATACGTGCGCACGTGTGGAACGTTTGGTATTGATGATGATCTAACGATGGGCAGGAAGATACAGGACGCTGGAGTAGATCAGACAACCATTCTCGTTTTGCTTGCACTCCGCCGGTTTGTTATGCGTTGGTGCAACTGTCAGAAGGGTGACACCGGCATCGAGGTAACGGATGAGCTGGAAGAGGTAAACTTCGCAATGGAAGCCGGTAACACGGCAAATGAAGACGATGAGGATGGTGATGCGGTAGGGAATGAAAATGTTGCCGAAGAAGAGACACCAATGGACGAGTGA
- the LOC125768405 gene encoding homeobox protein slou-like: MCTLATAVTTPGLGTGRMGLDAIQPRQGSTESAGSGDSDSGGGGGYDSSVCTAALQWYYLANLDAHSSESLQSSKLFSPAYWTGSDTFAPSSLSNEAFKSDHDRREECDSPLLAEELAELCDQFDDLGLFELTSRARPNPLDVDHFAGYGRATLSASLKGLGGYGRSVSPTASLHQNHHHHHHHHHVKHHQQQQHHHELPLTRPQHQQHAFHHQPLPLTNHHYQPTYGGHHPLPLHNGTSEHQHHLQNVNQKYSKVPPSNYLCHLCFKKGHYIRDCPQARPKAEGKTPYQGKKRCFGEYKCPKCKRKWMSGNSWANHGQECIKCHINVYPHKQRPLEKPDGLDVSDQSKVHPQMLCEKCKTLGYYCRRIQ, translated from the exons ATGTGTACACTTGCCACTGCGGTGACGACTCCGGGCCTGGGAACTGGACGAATGGGGCTGGATGCGATTCAACCGAGGCAGGGCAGCACGGAAAGTGCGGGCAGCGGAGATTCGGACAGTGGGGGAGGAGGCGGTTACGATTCGTCGGTCTGTACGGCTGCGCTGCAGTGGTACTATCTGGCGAACTTGGACGCACATTCGAGCGAGTCTTTACAG AGCTCGAAACTGTTCTCTCCTGCCTATTGGACCGGATCTGATACATTCGCGCCATCATCACTGTCCAATGAAGCGTTCAAAAGCGATCATGATCGAAGAGAGGAATGCGACTCACCACTGCTTGCTGAGGAACTCGCGGAACTGTGCGACCAGTTTGACGATCTCGGTCTGTTTGAGTTAACTTCAAGGGCACGTCCGAATCCGCTAGACGTGGATCATTTTGCAGGATATGGGCGAGCTACCTTGAGCGCATCATTGAAAGGACTTGGTGGTTATGGTAGAAGCGTATCGCCTACCGCTTCGTTAcatcaaaatcatcatcatcatcatcaccatcatcatgtgaagcaccatcagcagcagcagcatcatcacgaGTTGCCATTGACAAGGcctcagcatcagcagcacgcTTTTCACCATCAACCACTGCCCTTAACGAACCACCATTATCAACCGACGTACGGAGGACATCATCCTTTACCGTTGCACAATGGAACGTCAGAGCATCAGCATCATCTGCAGAACGTGAACCAGAAGTACAGCAAAGTGCCTCCGTCGAACTATCTCTGCCATCTGTGCTTTAAGAAGGGTCACTATATTAGAGATTGCCCACAG GCACGTCCAAAAGCGGAAGGGAAAACACCGTACCAGGGTAAGAAGCGTTGTTTCGGCGAGTACAAGTGTCCCAAGTGCAAGCGAAAGTGGATGTCGGGCAATTCGTGGGCAAACCATGGTCAGGAGTGCATCAAGTGCCACATCAATGTTTATCCACACAAACAG CGCCCTCTGGAGAAACCGGACGGTTTGGATGTGTCGGATCAGTCGAAAGTCCATCCGCAGATGCTGTGCGAAAAGTGCAAGACGTTGGGTTACTACTGCCGAAGGATCCAGTAG